The proteins below are encoded in one region of Pseudomonas sp. SCB32:
- a CDS encoding LrgB family protein: protein MFDWQGAVSSVIHHPLFCVGVTLGAYQLALAAYERTRWVFLQPVLVSMLIVIAVLLACGIDYAEYSNSAKVLTILLGPATVALAVPLFLNLKRIRQLFWPTLITLVVAGLFATGLGIGLGWLFGVDHELLMSLAPKSVTSPIAMLVASQIGGVAALAAVFVLITGVLGAILGPELLRRVGVHHPAAQGMALGMTAHAVGTSRALQEGEECGAFAALAMSLMGVATAVLLPLAVALIA from the coding sequence ATGTTCGACTGGCAAGGCGCGGTGTCCTCCGTCATTCACCATCCGTTGTTCTGCGTCGGCGTCACCCTGGGGGCCTACCAGTTGGCGCTGGCCGCCTACGAGCGCACGCGCTGGGTGTTCCTGCAGCCGGTGCTGGTGTCGATGCTGATCGTCATCGCGGTGCTGCTGGCCTGTGGCATCGACTACGCGGAATACAGCAACAGCGCCAAGGTGCTGACCATCCTCCTCGGCCCCGCCACCGTGGCGCTGGCGGTGCCGCTGTTCCTCAACCTGAAACGCATCCGCCAGCTGTTCTGGCCGACGCTGATCACCCTGGTGGTGGCCGGCCTGTTCGCCACCGGACTGGGCATTGGCCTGGGCTGGCTGTTCGGCGTCGACCACGAACTGCTGATGAGCCTGGCGCCCAAGTCGGTGACCTCGCCCATTGCCATGCTGGTGGCCAGCCAGATCGGCGGCGTGGCGGCACTGGCGGCGGTGTTCGTGCTGATCACCGGCGTGCTCGGCGCCATTCTCGGCCCGGAACTGCTGCGCCGCGTGGGTGTACATCATCCGGCCGCGCAGGGCATGGCGCTGGGCATGACCGCCCACGCCGTGGGTACTTCCCGCGCCCTGCAGGAGGGCGAGGAGTGCGGCGCCTTCGCTGCCCTGGCCATGAGCCTGATGGGCGTCGCCACTGCAGTGCTGCTACCGTTGGCGGTAGCGCTGATCGCCTGA
- a CDS encoding C13 family peptidase: MPRHLLPLGLALLLAACGQGEPLTPPDGRLPDGARYRGELVNGQLQGKGRLDYPNGAWYEGEFDKGLKNGQGKWHGGDGSTYVGAFREGLFDGRGHLQFADGSTYDGQFSKGEFDGEGRLTQGQTSYSGGFRKGRYDGTGTLELPDGTRHQGWFAGGEANGEGARVDSLGNQYTGQFKNGTLNGKGTFRDDAGDHYSGEFRNDQFDGKGRFQNISGDVWLGNFKEGSLDGTGEFLGNDGSRYQGEFRQWRFDGKGTLSQADGQVYSGGFARGEYAGDGTLTRSDGSVQRGSWSGGKRIRDEHGKLLPNALEIGLLEQGPLLEKALAAIPPSTPAITLYGLSVGGDGKQSVFLREADYVANLLATRFGAQGVVTLVNHRDHLTDRPMATRESLARTLRTLAERSGPQDLIFIYLSSHGSHDHQLVLDMPGLKLNDLPATELATLLAPLKDRYKILVISACYSGGFIPVLKDDKTLIMTAARSDRVSFGCSEEADFTYFGDALFAKAFQQTDDLKEAFALASDTVAQREKEEQFEPSEPQLWAPTAVLNHWKALRAQQRHAAVETKGAAAQAKK; encoded by the coding sequence ATGCCACGCCACCTCCTGCCTCTCGGCCTCGCCCTGCTCCTTGCTGCCTGCGGCCAAGGCGAGCCGCTGACCCCGCCCGACGGCCGCCTGCCCGATGGCGCGCGCTATCGTGGCGAATTGGTGAACGGCCAGTTACAGGGCAAAGGTCGCCTGGATTATCCCAACGGCGCCTGGTACGAGGGCGAGTTCGACAAAGGCCTGAAGAACGGCCAGGGCAAATGGCACGGCGGTGATGGCTCGACCTACGTCGGCGCCTTTCGCGAGGGCTTGTTCGATGGCCGCGGGCACCTGCAGTTCGCCGACGGCAGCACCTACGACGGTCAGTTCAGCAAGGGCGAGTTCGATGGCGAAGGGCGTCTGACCCAGGGCCAGACCAGTTACAGCGGCGGCTTCCGCAAAGGCCGCTACGACGGCACGGGCACCCTCGAACTGCCCGACGGCACCCGCCATCAGGGCTGGTTCGCGGGCGGCGAAGCCAATGGTGAAGGCGCGCGCGTGGACAGCCTCGGCAACCAGTACACCGGGCAGTTCAAGAACGGCACGCTCAACGGCAAGGGCACCTTCCGCGACGATGCCGGCGACCACTACAGTGGCGAGTTCCGCAATGACCAGTTCGACGGCAAGGGGCGCTTCCAGAACATCTCCGGCGACGTCTGGCTGGGCAACTTCAAGGAGGGCTCGCTGGACGGCACCGGCGAATTCCTCGGCAACGATGGCAGCCGCTACCAGGGCGAGTTCCGCCAGTGGCGCTTCGACGGCAAGGGCACCCTCAGCCAGGCCGACGGCCAGGTCTACAGCGGTGGCTTCGCCCGTGGTGAATACGCAGGCGACGGCACCCTCACCCGCAGCGACGGCAGCGTTCAGCGCGGCAGCTGGAGCGGCGGCAAGCGCATACGCGACGAGCACGGCAAGCTGCTGCCGAACGCGCTGGAAATCGGCCTGCTGGAGCAGGGCCCGTTGCTGGAAAAGGCGTTGGCGGCCATTCCGCCATCCACGCCGGCCATCACGCTCTATGGCCTGAGCGTAGGCGGCGATGGCAAGCAGAGCGTGTTCCTGCGCGAGGCCGACTACGTCGCCAACCTGCTGGCCACGCGCTTCGGCGCCCAGGGCGTGGTGACGCTGGTGAACCACCGCGACCATCTTACCGACCGGCCGATGGCCACCCGCGAAAGCCTGGCCCGCACCTTGCGCACGCTGGCCGAACGTAGCGGGCCACAAGACCTGATCTTCATCTACCTGAGCAGCCACGGCTCCCACGACCACCAGCTGGTGCTGGACATGCCCGGCCTCAAGCTCAACGACCTGCCGGCCACCGAACTGGCTACGCTGCTCGCGCCGCTGAAGGACCGCTACAAGATCCTGGTCATCTCGGCCTGCTATAGCGGTGGATTCATTCCCGTGCTCAAGGACGACAAGACCCTGATCATGACTGCCGCTCGCAGTGATCGGGTATCCTTCGGCTGCTCCGAAGAGGCCGACTTCACCTACTTCGGTGACGCGTTGTTCGCCAAGGCCTTCCAACAGACAGACGATCTCAAGGAAGCCTTCGCCCTCGCCAGCGACACGGTCGCCCAGCGCGAGAAGGAGGAACAGTTCGAACCGTCGGAGCCGCAACTTTGGGCGCCAACGGCGGTTCTAAACCATTGGAAGGCCCTGCGTGCGCAGCAGCGCCATGCGGCAGTCGAAACCAAGGGCGCCGCCGCACAAGCAAAAAAATAG
- the tagF gene encoding type VI secretion system-associated protein TagF — protein sequence MSDIRQPPGWYGKLPGTGDFVSRRLSAEVIRWWANWLQRSLQDQNERHPGWQQRYVRAPVWNFMIPGSWDRPGLQMGCIAPSCDRVGRCYPLCLLLPVDNALAFDASALEAAFQDLARDGYSILDGIRHGASPEQLDQALSSPSPPPGAFDSHAWPELAQYLPGEAMTSYWWTHPAASGPKRRHVHHGALNSLLFHHLFDGPCSDGC from the coding sequence ATGAGCGATATCCGTCAACCGCCCGGCTGGTACGGCAAACTGCCGGGCACCGGCGACTTCGTCTCGCGCCGCCTGAGCGCCGAGGTGATCCGCTGGTGGGCCAACTGGCTGCAACGCAGCCTGCAGGACCAGAACGAGCGTCATCCCGGTTGGCAGCAACGCTACGTGCGAGCGCCGGTGTGGAACTTCATGATTCCCGGCTCCTGGGATCGGCCCGGACTGCAGATGGGCTGTATCGCTCCCAGTTGCGACCGGGTCGGTCGCTGTTATCCGCTGTGCCTGCTGCTCCCCGTGGACAATGCTCTGGCCTTCGATGCCAGCGCCCTGGAAGCGGCCTTCCAGGACCTGGCGCGGGATGGCTACAGCATCCTCGATGGCATCCGGCACGGAGCCTCCCCGGAACAGCTGGACCAGGCCCTGAGCAGCCCATCGCCTCCGCCAGGCGCCTTCGACTCACACGCCTGGCCGGAACTGGCGCAGTACCTGCCCGGCGAAGCGATGACCAGCTACTGGTGGACCCACCCCGCGGCCAGTGGTCCGAAGCGCCGGCACGTGCACCATGGCGCTCTCAACTCCCTGCTGTTCCACCATCTGTTCGACGGCCCCTGCAGCGATGGATGCTGA
- a CDS encoding TM2 domain-containing protein codes for MTEKRILPAFLLCFFLGTFGAHRFYVGKIGTGILQILTLGGLGIWTLVDFIMIIVGAFKDKEGNKLTQWT; via the coding sequence ATGACCGAAAAACGCATTCTCCCCGCCTTCCTTCTGTGCTTCTTCCTCGGCACCTTCGGCGCCCATCGTTTCTACGTGGGCAAGATCGGCACCGGCATCCTGCAGATCCTCACCCTGGGCGGCCTGGGCATCTGGACGCTGGTCGATTTCATCATGATCATCGTCGGCGCTTTCAAGGACAAGGAAGGCAACAAGCTCACCCAGTGGACCTGA
- a CDS encoding MaoC family dehydratase, translating into MAFVPVSALKDYIGKDLGHSQWITIDQERINQFAECTEDHQFIHVDPEKAKKTPFGGTIAHGFLSLSLIPKLCEGLLVLPENPKMVVNYGLDSVRFIQPVPVNSRVRLQITISDITEKNPGQWLIKARCTLEIEGQAKPAYIAESLSLCFV; encoded by the coding sequence ATGGCATTCGTACCTGTAAGCGCACTGAAGGACTACATCGGCAAGGACCTGGGCCACTCGCAATGGATCACCATCGATCAGGAGCGCATCAACCAGTTCGCCGAGTGCACCGAGGACCACCAGTTCATCCACGTCGACCCGGAAAAGGCCAAGAAGACCCCGTTCGGCGGCACCATCGCCCACGGTTTCCTCTCCCTGTCGCTGATCCCGAAACTCTGCGAAGGGCTGCTGGTACTGCCGGAAAACCCGAAGATGGTGGTCAACTACGGCCTCGACAGCGTTCGATTCATCCAGCCGGTGCCGGTCAACTCCCGCGTACGCCTGCAGATAACCATCAGCGATATCACCGAGAAGAACCCCGGGCAGTGGCTGATCAAGGCGCGCTGCACCCTGGAGATCGAAGGCCAGGCCAAACCCGCCTACATCGCCGAATCCCTGAGCCTGTGCTTCGTCTGA
- a CDS encoding CidA/LrgA family protein, which translates to MLLRGLTWLVLFQLLGTGLNALILHMIPGPIIGLVLLFAFLVWNGEVSKPVNEAAASLLRYLPLLLVPAAVGVMAYAKQIAEDFWAIAGALSLSLLVSFVFAGWLMQKLIDRQRKQKESA; encoded by the coding sequence ATGCTGTTACGCGGCCTGACCTGGCTGGTGCTGTTCCAATTGCTCGGCACGGGTCTGAATGCTCTCATCCTGCACATGATTCCCGGCCCCATCATTGGGCTGGTGCTGCTGTTCGCTTTCCTGGTGTGGAACGGCGAGGTGAGCAAGCCGGTGAATGAGGCGGCCGCCTCGCTGCTGCGCTACCTGCCGCTGCTGCTGGTGCCGGCGGCAGTCGGGGTGATGGCCTATGCGAAGCAGATTGCCGAGGACTTCTGGGCCATCGCCGGGGCTCTGTCGCTGTCGCTGCTGGTGTCCTTCGTGTTCGCCGGCTGGCTGATGCAGAAACTCATCGACCGCCAGCGCAAGCAGAAGGAGAGTGCCTGA
- a CDS encoding serine/threonine-protein kinase — MDAELALRAGHRLGEFEVVRSVGQGGFGIVYLAQAAFPASAVAIKEYLPGSIALRTACGSIQVRQKNLAERFQAGLDAFVHEARLLASLCHPGLPQAGRCWRENGTAYYSMPWYPGPTLQRLVTTPSPALSPAWLENLLGSLLGALEQLHEIGHLHGDIAPDNIILDAQGQPVLLDPGAAGLASNDHPSRFRPLKPSYSPLELHYTQEQPQGFWSDLYSLAAVLHLLIVGQPPPSALARTVVDTCRPLGSLGLAGYPRPTLAAIDWALSLRAEDRPQSVAEFAAELGLQRQGWRYWNPTSSERPYA, encoded by the coding sequence ATGGATGCTGAACTGGCGCTACGCGCCGGCCATCGACTGGGCGAGTTCGAGGTCGTCCGCAGCGTCGGTCAGGGAGGTTTCGGCATCGTCTATCTGGCGCAGGCGGCCTTCCCTGCTTCCGCTGTGGCTATCAAGGAATACCTGCCCGGCTCGATCGCCCTGCGGACCGCCTGCGGCTCCATCCAGGTACGCCAGAAGAATTTAGCGGAACGCTTCCAGGCAGGCCTGGACGCCTTTGTCCATGAAGCCCGGCTGCTCGCCAGCCTGTGCCATCCCGGGCTGCCGCAGGCCGGGCGCTGCTGGCGGGAGAACGGCACGGCCTACTACAGCATGCCCTGGTATCCGGGGCCGACACTGCAACGCCTGGTCACGACGCCATCGCCGGCGCTCTCCCCGGCCTGGCTGGAGAATCTGCTGGGAAGCCTGCTGGGAGCGCTAGAGCAGCTCCATGAGATCGGGCACCTGCACGGTGATATTGCTCCGGACAACATCATCCTCGACGCGCAGGGCCAGCCCGTGCTGCTCGACCCCGGCGCCGCCGGCCTGGCGTCGAATGACCATCCCAGCAGATTCCGCCCGCTCAAGCCCAGCTATTCGCCGCTGGAACTGCACTACACCCAGGAGCAGCCCCAGGGCTTCTGGAGCGACCTCTACTCGCTTGCGGCGGTGCTGCATCTGCTGATCGTCGGCCAGCCGCCACCGTCCGCCCTGGCCCGCACGGTCGTGGATACCTGCCGCCCGCTGGGTTCCCTGGGTCTGGCCGGCTACCCACGGCCTACGCTGGCTGCCATTGACTGGGCATTGAGCCTGCGCGCTGAAGACCGTCCGCAGAGCGTGGCGGAATTCGCCGCCGAGCTGGGTTTACAGCGGCAAGGCTGGCGCTATTGGAATCCGACGTCGAGCGAACGGCCGTATGCGTAG
- a CDS encoding LON peptidase substrate-binding domain-containing protein: MSFPLFPLNTVLFPRCRLDLQIFEARYLDMIGRCMKQGAGFGVVAIVEGEEVGDAPERYSLVGCEALIRDWQQRPNGLLGIRVEGGRRFRVLSANVQPDQLTVAEVEWLDEQPDQPLTKEHDDLAALLEALSMHPMVSALEMGGEVNGQQELACQLAYLLPFERDQKQVLLEMDDPSVRLARIQVLLEQLQGDFVA, encoded by the coding sequence ATGAGTTTCCCGCTGTTCCCGCTCAACACCGTGCTGTTCCCACGCTGCCGTCTCGACCTGCAGATATTCGAGGCGCGCTACCTGGATATGATCGGCCGCTGCATGAAGCAGGGCGCTGGTTTCGGTGTGGTGGCCATCGTCGAGGGTGAGGAGGTCGGTGATGCGCCGGAGCGCTACAGCCTGGTCGGCTGCGAGGCGCTGATCCGCGACTGGCAGCAACGCCCGAACGGCTTGTTGGGCATCCGTGTCGAGGGTGGCCGGCGCTTCCGTGTGCTCTCCGCCAATGTGCAGCCGGACCAGCTGACCGTGGCGGAGGTGGAGTGGCTGGACGAGCAGCCCGACCAGCCGCTGACGAAGGAGCACGACGACCTCGCCGCGCTGCTCGAAGCGCTGTCGATGCACCCGATGGTCTCCGCGCTGGAGATGGGCGGGGAGGTCAACGGCCAGCAGGAACTGGCCTGCCAGCTCGCCTATTTGCTGCCGTTCGAGCGTGACCAGAAACAGGTGCTGTTAGAGATGGACGACCCGTCCGTGCGCCTCGCGCGAATCCAGGTGCTGCTGGAGCAGCTGCAGGGTGATTTCGTCGCCTGA